aaggtcaaaattCATGCATCCCGTGGATCAAAATCAgtgttaggaaataaaagaatgatctTACCTTATTTTCATTGGATTTCGGATCTGTTAAGCGAGGGTACTCCACTAGCTGATTCTGGTAGCTGGTTTTCCCTAGTCAAGTTTTCATTCTCATTTTCCGGTCTTGATTTGTCTTCCAGAAGTGCTTTAAGTCGAAGCCTCGCCAAATCGCCGTCTTCCCCTCCCACTACTCCACCACGAAGCTCCCCGTCTCTTTCTTTGATTTTGCTCTctgtttttttgctttttttccaCCTATATGCTtccaccatttttttttctttttttttcacatatctgcttcctctttttttcttggtttttctgttttttttcttcttttccaacCCTTCCATGTTTCTTTCTACACATTATGCCCTAGTGTTGCCTGATTACAAAAGTACTGCTGGGAGAAAGGTAAGAGCTTCATAAGAAATCTGAGTGTATGTACATAAAACTAGATAAGCTACTTCTATGAATTATCTGTCTACTAGCACATACAATTCTCTACCttgcattttcaatttattagagAAGGGTTATGCATgcaattttaatacaataacaCAACCTACATTTGGCTAAATATTTGCTAATAAAAACTCAAGTAACTTAAGATAAAAATCTAATGGATAGTTACACAatgccaaaaatacatatcatattGAAGACGCCAAAATCAATGAAAGTCTTGCATAAGAATTGAAAACTATTAAAATCGATAAAGATCAAGTTTGGAATAAACAGGTTCTCAACAAAACCAAACACTGAAAATCATGAGGACGTTGGAACGATAAATATCGAGGGACGATTGTATGGTGACTACTACATGTCCGTACGTATAGGTGTGGTGTGTGAATAAGGGAAACTATAATACATGCAGGCTGCATCCCGTGGATCAAAATCAGTGTTAGGAAACAAAAGAATgatcttaccttatttgaaaTGGGACCTTGTGCAAGGTAAGGTCTTTCATTGCGTAAATGGTGGAAACCGTATGCAACTTGGGCATCCGTACCTTCATCACATATAGTATCTTGTCAGATTGTCTGTGATAAACATATTAAAGAGAAAGTTTAGCATACAAATACAAACCTATgctgaaataattataaaacacaATTTCATGAGGCGTCATGTCTGGAATATTTCTAAGGACACAAGGAGTAAATGAGCATAGAAGCACCTCAACCAAAATTCTAATTCACAAACGGAAAGAAACCTAAACAAGCCAAACATTTAGATTTTATAAATCAAGAGGCTAACAAATTTAACGGCAATAAGAACAACTTTAAGGACTTATTATGTCCATAAAGTTATTAAACTTATAAGGACATGAATGTTGGAAAAATTTGGCAGCGCTTGGAAGCTAATGAACTTACAAGAGAACAATCGGAAAGACTTCGGCGCAATAGATGGCCAGATTCACCCTTCACAAGACCTCCTTTTGAGCTGACGATATTTCTTACTGTATTTATCCATTCTGCCTTGTCAGTAGCACTTTCAGTCTTCAAAACAATGGCACTATGGTCTGTGTAGATACCAGGGGGCTCTATTTAGTTGTCTAAAAATTGAATTTGCAATAATTTCACAATGTGAAGGAATCAATATTCGTGGCACCTTTCAGGGACAGTCTTAGACAGAACTATACTTGTTATCTTGATTACTAGACTTTTTCCAGTTAGATTCATATTGATGATTGATATACTTTGCTGATCACTCTAATAGTCCTTGTacctaattaaaaaataaatacaagtcAGACATATAACAAAATTTGACACTTTGGCAGAAAACGTTCTGTTTCTCTTTTCTTCACCTCTTAATTTcatgaataagaaaaaaattggatAGCAAGCTGACATTATCCCTCTAGTTCCTTTGCAGCGTTCAGCATACACACTCTGACATGAAGAGAAATGCTCTCAGAAAACTTAAAAATCAAAAAACGTTGGCCCTAGGCCATGATTAACAATAATTAGTATCATTCAGTCAGaataaaaaggtcaaaattCATGCATCCCGTGGATCAAAATCAgtgttaggaaataaaagaatgatctTACCTTATTTTCATTGGATTTCGGATCTGTTAAGCGAGGGTACTCCACTAGCTGATTCTGGTAGCTGGTTTTCCCTAGTCAAGTTTTCATTCTCATTTTCCGGTCTTGATTTGTCTTCCAGAAGTGCTTTAAGTCGAAGCCTCGCCAAATCGCCGTCTTCCCCTCCCACTACTCCACCACGAAGCTCCCCGTCTCTTTCTTTGATTTTGCTCTctgtttttttgctttttttccaCCTATATGCTtccaccatttttttttctttttttttcacatatctgcttcctctttttttcttggtttttctgttttttttcttcttttccaacCCTTCCATGTTTCTTTCTACACATTATGCCCTAGTGTTGCCTGATTACAAAAGTACTGCTGGGAGAAAGGTAAGAGCTTCATAAGAAATCTGAGTGTATGTACATAAAACTAGATAAGCTACTTCTATGAATTATCTCTCTACTAGAACATACAATTCTCTACCttgcattttcaatttattagagAAGGGTTATGCATGCAATTTTTATACAATAACAAAACCTACATTTGGCTAAATATTTGCTAATAAAAACTTAAGTAACTTAAGATAAAAATCTAATGGATAGTTACACAatgccaaaaatacatatcatattGAAGACGCCAAAATCAATGAAAGTCTTGCATAAGAATTGAAAACTATTAAAATCGATAAAGATCAAGTTTGGAATAAACAGGTTCTCTACAAAACCAATCACTGAAAATCATGAGGACGTTGGAACGATAAAGATCGAGTGACGATGGTATGGTGACTACTACATGTCCGTACGTATAGGTGTGGTGTGTGAATAAGGGAAACTATAATACATGCAGGCTGCATCCCGTGGATCAAAATCAGTGTTAGGAAACAAAAGAATgatcttaccttatttgaaaTGGGACCTTGTGCAAGGTAAGGTTTTTCATAGCGTAAATGGTGGAAACCGTATGCAACTTGGGCATCCATACCTTCATCACATATAGTATTCTGTCAGATTGTCAGTAATAAACATATTAAAGAGAAAGTTTTAGCATACAAATAGAAACCTATGCTGAAACAATTATAAAACACAAATTCATGAAGCTTCACGTAACCTATTTCTAAGGACACAAGGAGTAAATGAGCATAGAAGAACATCaaccaaaattttaatttacaaaCGGTAAGAAACTAAAACAAGCCAAACATTTAGATTTTATAAATCAAGCGACGGAAAAATTTAACGGCAATAAGAACAACTTTAAGGACTTATTATGTCCATAAAGTTAACGAACTTAGAAGGACATAAATGTTGGAAAAATTTGGCGGTGCTTGGAAGCTAATGAACTTACAAGAGAACCATGGAAAGACTTTTGCGCAATGGAGGGCCAGATTCACCCTTCTCTTGTCCTCCTTTTGAACTGATGATATTTCTTAGTGTATATATCCATTCTGCCTTATCAGTAGCACTATCAGCCATCAAAACAAGGACAATATAGGGTGTGTAGATACTAGGGGGCTCTATTTAGCTTTCTAAAAATTGAATTTGCATTAATTTCAAAAGGAGAAGGAAGCAATATTTGTGGTACCTTTAAGGGACAGTCTTAGACGGAACTATACTCGTTGTCTTCAATAATAGACTGGGTGCTTTTCCCGAATCTGgaccattttcttttttatctttaGAGCTCTCTTTTGGGGAGAAGTTTCCTCAACTTTTGCAACTTTTTCCAGGTTAGATTCCTGATGATGATTGATATACTTTGCTGATCACTACAATAGTTCTCGTacctattcaaaaaataaatacaagtaAGAGACGTAACAAAATTTGACACTTTGGCAGAAAATGTTCTGTTTCTATTTTCTTTACCTCTTAATTTCATGAATAAGAAAAATTGGATAGCAAGCTGACATTATCCATCTAGTTCCTTTGCAGCTTTCAGCATACACACTCTGACATGAAGAGAAATGCCATCAGaaaacttaaaaattaaaacacgTTGGCCCTTGGCCATGATTAACAATAATTAGTATCATTCAGTCAGAATAAAAAGGTCAAAATCCATGCATCCCGTGGATTAAAATCAGTGTTAAGGATATAAAAGAATGATCTTACCTTATTTTCATGCGATTTCGGATCTGTTAAGTGAGGGTACTCCACTAGCTGATTCAGGTAGCTGGTTTTCCCTAGTCAAGTTTGCATTCTCATTTTCCTCTCTTGATTTCTCGTCCAGTAGTGCTTTAAGTTGAAACCTCGAAAAATCGTCGTCTTCCCCTCCCCCTACTCCATCACGAAGCTCCCCGTCCCTTTCTCCAATAGCCTATACTGCtctatgtttttttctttttctagatctgttccaccattttttctttttttttccctcATATCTACTTCCTCTCTTTTTtcacttctttttcttctttttctgcTTTTCAACATCTGttccaccaatttttctttttttttcacatatttgcttcctctttttttttcttttcttcccaTCTTGCTCTTATTCCAACCCTCCCTTGTTTCTTTCTACACTTTCTGCCCTGGTGTTGCCTGATTACAGAAGTCCTGCAGGGAGAAAGGTTGGAGCTTCATAACAAATCTGAGTGTATATACATAAAACTAGATAACAACTTCTATGAATCATCTATCTACTAGCACATACAATTCTCTACCTTGCATTTTCAACTTATTAAAGAAGGAATATGCATGCcattttaatacaataacaCATCCTACATTTGGCTAGATATTTGCTAAAGAAAACTTAAGTTAAGACATCTAATGGATAGTTACACAGtgccaaaaatacatatcatattGAACTCGCCAAAATCAATGAAAGTCTTGTATAAGAATTGAAAAGTATTAAAATCGATAAAGATCAAATTTGGAATAAATAGGTTCCCTACAAAACCAATCACCGGAAACCAAGAGGACGTTGGAACGACAGAGATCGAGGGAGGATTGGTGTGGTGACTTCTACATGTCCGTATGTGTACGCGTGGTGTGTAGATAAGGGCAACTATAATACATGTAGGTTGCAGCATATAATATAGGCAAAATCcgaatccaattttttttaactaaaataGGGTCAGCCTGACCGGGCCAGCCCAAGTAACCCGTAAACCCATTAGGGCTGGCCCAAATAATCCGATTTCATATTCAGGTCACAATTTTTAGCCTTGACCCTTTAACTTTATAAACTGTTATTCATGTTGACCCACGGGTTTCAGCtggattgacatccctaatctTGATGTTGGATCATTATATCAGAATTTCATGCATCCTATGGTTCAATATCAGTGTTAGAAAATGGAAGAATGATATTACCTTATTTGAAATGGGACCTTGAGCAAGGTAAGGTTTTTCATTTCGTAAATGGTGGAAACTATATGCAACTTGAgcatccatatcttcataaccCATGTAGTATCATATTAAAGAGAAAGTTTAGCATACAAATACAGACCTATGCTGAAATAATTAGAATACAAACGATAAACATATTAAAGAGAAAGTTTAGCATACAAATAAACCAAAATATTGCATCACTACGTTTAGCATACACACTTTGATATAAAGAGAAATGCCGTCAGACAACTTAAAAATCAGAATACTTTGGTCCTAGGCCATGATTAACAATCATTAGTATCATTTGATATGAGGAACAATTATATGAATAGTGAGATGTGGGCAATGATCTAGATGTGGACTTACCAGTGTTGCCAATAATGTAATTGATTGATGCGGTTGAAGAGAGACCAACAGGTACTCCAGCGACAGCAGCCTCGTCCCCAATCCACCTTGTGTCCGGACAAGCATCGGAGAATATGACAGCCTTAGGTTGATGTTGATCAATGAAACTAAACCAATCATCAAAGAAGTACTGCATATATTTCTCCTCTTCAACCTTTGCACCATCTGCAGAGTGCATAGCAAGAAACTAACTCAAGTTCAGACACAACTAGGAGAAGGCCTAAAGACTGCAGTAACTTTTCATATGCACCACAATGGATGGCTTCCCTTACATAGGAATTTTTGTGCATTGGACTGTTCAAAAAACTGTTTTGTACTTTTCGTACGGAATAAAATACGAGAATAGACTAACTAAAAAGGTGACCAGAGCACCAACTTATGTAAGTTCAACCATTGAAAAACATTTTGAGATAGAAAAATTCAAGCATAAGTTGACGAAGAGAAAAAAGAaggtagaaaaaaaaagaaaacttcTAGTGAGGTCCCCCTCACCCCAACAGTAGTTGCTAGCCATTTGCTTGAGAGGTGGGACAAATGAAAAACAATCATGTTATGCTCTATCATAACTagtattaaaaatgatatattttcatTGACCCACACACAAGAACTTTACTTATTTTTGTTCAACCTAGCTGGAAAAGCAGTACACTACCTGTTCTATGTGTTTGGAGGATATTACTTCAGCCATAACCATCAAAGCAAGCCATCCATGTTTAAGACCAAAATTTTCGAGACAATCATCATTGGGGTAAGCCTGAACAAACCCCCTCTGGCAAAACAAAAAGGAGGAAGAATGAGAAAATgagataaaaatgaataaaagattCATCATCGTGTACCTATAAAACCCTCCTCTTAAGTGATCAAATAAAATTGGTCAATTAAAAGTTAAGAGGAAAATAATTATGAATAGatataaaatagaattcctACATTCTCAATAGAGAAAATTTACCGGCATCAGTTGAGAGGAGCCGCAGAAGCCACCAGaatatgtattatataaaaGTAACTATGCCTTGATCTCCCAAAAAACCAGGAGGGGGGGCTCTTTCCCTATCCACTGTTGTTGTGCAACCGCTTACTGCAATCTCCAAAGAAATGTTCTTTATCAGTTTCACTTTCTACTTAATGTCTtatctattttaaaatttactttTGAAAGTGAAGCATTCAAGGAATAGTGTGACATTCAATAGGACGAAATGCACCATCTATAAAGTACCCCACAAAATAttttcgtgttttaatgtgaAGAATGAAACCATGAAGCGCCATTGAAAGCAGGCTGTAGGgagaaaaaactaaatttaacaCCTCAGCAGGAGAGAAATCAAAATGCATCTGTTCAAGAATAGTAATGATTTGAAGATAAATATCTAAAACCCAAGATTGGCCTTTGCTGTAGAAAACACATTTCTAGAAAAATGTTGTGAATATAAAACTAATCCTGCACTCAAGCAAGCCATAATATGTACTTTTcttgaaaacaaaacataaatgaaTAATGGTATTTTCTTAAACAGCTGAAGTTATAAGTTGTGGATTATTTAAGTACCTTCTCTAGATAATCTGGCTTTAGCTTGCTCCATGGATTTCTTCCGCTTCCATAGTTAGGAAGATTAAGAACAACAATAGATCTCACGCTGGAAGATCCATCAGAGTTCGGTTAGTTATTTCATAATGTAATGTAATCATATTAGACCAAAATAATTGTAAAATGGCATAGGACACTCCTATCAAGATTATCCAACTTGATTTGTTTTAAGTACCAAAGATAAAATCAACCTTGATAAGACTGGAATTTGCATTTCTCCCATTTCAAACGACCTTCTTTACGTAAATCCTCAAGATGTTCTTCAAAGACCTGGGCAACAATGTGAAGAGCATATTGAATAATGACACAACTTATTATTGAAAGACTGAACTAAACAACCTGAATGTGACTCAAAAAAGAAAGCCAGAAGCTAACATGTAAACATGTTATAATAAAGTTGTTCATGCAAAGAAAACCACTGCTGATAAAGAGCTCAGATGATGTTTCAATGATAAAGAACCACCTTGAGCAAGAATGACAATATTGTAGTTATCTGGTTAGCATGGTCAATACACTGACAAatctaaaaaatattcaaataggGACTCAAGAAGTAATGTTTAATGGTCAGTACAAGAATGTCACACAAAACCAACCTTACCCGTCACCTCCTGCTACCTATACAAATCAAGGTATTATATCTATGATCATCATTGATATCTGAGGAACAATGAGCAGTAATTTGAAGCATGGAAAAGTTAGCAAAACATTCATACCACAATCTTAATTTTCTCACGGGTTGCTTTTGCGCAATTGTCTCCAAGATTAACAAAATTCTCCAGTCAAATCAATTCATGTGGGAGAGAGAGAGCGGAAAGAAGGGACGGTGGGATGGACGGCGACTTGGCCAATCGCCGGCGGGAGAGAACTGATGAGGAGGAAGTCGGAGTAAGGGCCCTAGCGAGAGAGAGTGACGGAATGGGATGAAGTTGGGGAGCCctaattttattatatgaaATAGATTGCAACGGGAAAATGGGATGGGAATGGGATTTTGTTTTGAAAGAGAGAGTGCAAATATTTAAATTCGTTcgacttctttttctttttccatttttcttttaGTTCATTAGTTTTGTAGAAGTAGGAGTAGTTCTTTTTTACCACcttattttaattctttttggGGCCAACAATCAATAATCAATAATATTTTACTGTGACACATATTTCCAAatattcaaaatcataaaacttattttttatataggaatatgatcaattgctaattCTTCCCTCGTTAACtacaatttatttaaaattatagtatttaGAAATATTGTGGTCTATAATTTACcatgtgtaatttcgtttttcattttttaatattaaaaagataataacaactatcaaatttagggtttaggaacacaatatcaatatagtgtatgaaatacatcaacacgAAGACATGacaaatgtcaacacaatttcatattgacattgtacaagtattatattgatatattatataacttgtattgatataaaactgcttcttcaaaatcaaaaaattcaagaatttttttcaattttgacttcgaaacatatgcatataggatctcgttggaatcgttataaaattacctttaatttgatatatgttgtgtgaaaaaataatttaaagttttgagatatttttaaaagttagttataactactTTGGTGTTAATTGACATAAATacctaattgacattttttattcaaTGTATTGATACTCGTAGTTGAATGATCTTAGCCTTTGATTTTAAGATTTAATGCCTatcatttaattgtagttagcaacttAACTATGAGTTATCAATATAGCACATCCCTTGAATATAAATTGTGCAAATTTGAGTGTTTAGAACGTGTGTCAAACGCAGTTAGATAATTTTACTTTTGTACCTTATTATCATGAATTTGAGCATGAAACAGTGGACCACTTTGGCATATGCATattaaaaataatgcaaaaaatTTTTTCCCAAAGAAGCGCTAGAAACAATTAACTATTGTTATTTACTCTTTAACTATCAAAATATAGTtgaaacaaaattaaatcaagCAAAGCCCAACCCAAAAGCTTCCACTCTTATTGAAGCCCTACTTTAAGAGAGTATAACTAAAAAATTAGTTTCAGCTTTGATGGGAGAGAAAGAGCCAAAGAGGTGCATTTCTGGCGGCAAAGGTGAACCATTGTCACACGGCTTCATCGAGGAAGGTTCAACGTTCCCTGCCTAGAGCCACCGACCTCCTTTCCCCTCTCGTCTTCTCTTTGCAATAGTTGTCCGGCGCTGCTATCCGCCGCCAGCCACTACTAGAAAATTAGCCTAAGACTACATTAAGTTTGTGGCACTTTTTAAAAACTGCCACTACAGATAGTCACTCAATACACCAACCTTTTGCCACACTTATATCCTAAACTAATATTGCATCTCCAAATAAATACCATGAAGAGATTCATGTAGTGGCACTTGTGCCAAGGGTCGTACCAATAAATAATACATTGAAAAATTTGTTTCGCCTCAAAATAAAATGGACTCCAAATATGTTTCCCCTCAAAAAATTTCGCTCaaacattttcttcaaaaattTCACCCTACGTTTCCcctaaattttcaattttcaaacttTTCAGCTTTTCAATTCATTTTGCACTAAAattccccaaagaatatgtactttaagtttaacacaaattttaatacaaaattggtaaagtaagaaaaagatggagagaaaaaataattaaattattattagtggGAAATGGATCCCATCTATAAAAGAGtttataaaattagaaaatgcatattcttgtggaacggattaaaaaagaaagagtgtatattcttatgagacggagagagtataagtTTAGCTCTAttcttatttatatttattacaAAATTCATTTAATATTCACAAATACAATAGCAAGTTTAAAAAGTACAGAATTAGCAAATAGTCAAATTGTTAATGTTACGgcttttatcattttaattaaatattgggCTTCATAGCAAATTGTCAAAATTACATTAAGCCAAAACAGAATCCCTAACAGATGCTAAATTAACAGAATCAGCTCTCTTCATCAACCCCACCATTCTTGTCTTTCTCTCCCCTACTACTCTATCGTTCTCCACACCGTTCTTGTCTTTCTCTCCCCTACTGCTCTATCGTTCTCCACATCTGCCGATTCTATTTGAGTCGAACGAATTCAATGTCTCTCTTCTTGTGTGCTCTATCTCGGCCGAAGGGTTGTCGTGCCACCACACCACTGTCGTGCATTGTCTTCTCTCTCAGGTCAGCTCATCatcatctctcattcttaattaatttttggttttatagcttttttttgtaagaattttcataataattaatttttgtttctaCTACTTTTTATTGCATAAGAGTTTCTCAGTCACAATTAACTATTGTATAATCAAATAAAGATAATGTGGCTGAATGTTTGATTAAGTTACAATAAAGCTTGGTtttaattttgacatttttgtttagtttGATATCGATCAGGAAACATGAATATCCACTCTCATCTTTTAGAATTGATTTGTTAGTAGACTTATTTCAAATGAGTCCTTGCGATACAAAATGTAATGACCGCCCCTTTTTGTCATCCGGTAGAAAACGATCACGTCGAACAAATAAATTCTAAGTTCTAAATTTGGGCTTCGGAATGGATGTATTTATTGAACGCTTAGTGTTGCTAATTcgtaaaagaaagaaaatctaAAGTGATGCACGAGCAAGCTAAAATGAAATCGCGTTCTTTTATTAACTTCTCCAAATTAAACAAGTCATACAAGAAAGAAAACTAAGAACATAGCTTCTAATAGTCTTTTACATGCACTAAAGTGACTAAGTTACAAATGGGGATGTACAAGATGATAGAAAGGAAAAATGTGTCTATCTTATCGAGCCAAGCTACTTTCCACGCTGTGTCTTCGATCGGCCGTCGGTCAAGAGTAACGAACCGTGACGCGAGCGGCCGTCTCTCTCTGCAGCcatctactccctccatccctacAAGATCAACATGCAAACAACACCAAACAAAGGCCATTAGTGAATCAATAGCTAACAAACAAAGTAAGTGGAGGTAGGAGACAATACTACTTTAGAATGGAGACCAAAAACTTACCAAAACAAGCAAAAATGACGGGCTTTCGGTCAAAACAAACTAACCAAAACAAACTTACCAAAAGCTTACAAAGTAAGTGGCAAATGAGGATGGAATTGCATTTATTTCTCACGAGTACATGCCCTGCATAATGGCAGGAGAACGGCCAACATCCAGTCAAAACAAGAACCCCTTTTCCCTGCACACACAATCAGCCTAGCAGGCTTTCGGTTACACATGCCCTATATATATTGTATCCTCTCGGCCTTGCCTTTTTCACCACCACATACCATTACAAATTGGAGAATAGGAGGAATTGCTCAAGCCCCTGCAACCCACGAAGGCTTAGGAGCTGAAAATCAAGAGCCCTAACAACAGAGGTAACCCTTCCTCCATCCCTCTTTCCAACATATCCTCATGTCACATATAGAAACACTAAGGCTAGAAACCCTAAACTACTGCCTCTACGTTGGAATCACCAGTCTAGGTAGTGCTCACAATATAAGAACACTTATATATATACAAGTTTCCATTCAAGTGATCAGAAACCCCAGCATGCTGCCTTAAGATTGAGGTAAAACATTAGCCCAATGCTCACCATTTCCCCAAGCTAACATAACAAGTCAGCCCTACACCAAATCCGAGAATGAATGGAACCTAGGCACCTAGGCACATACAAATCGAACATAATCTCACGGCATCACAATGGTATTAATCGGCAAGAATGGCCTGAAACCGAACGAGGCTGAATAACCACTCCAAGATAATTCTCCGAGAAAAACGCGTTTCTAGGCGACttggcctttaaaataacgcaaatgtacccattttgttatcaattccatttatgggaaaaacgccgatgaagttggcgtgtttataagtaaaaacgccgGTGATATTGGCGTGTCTATACGCAAACACGCCAACATAGTTGGCATTTTACAATGGCACCGTATCTTGCTCGTATTTTTAaccaaaatacttaaatttgAACACGCTAATCTTGATGGCGTCTTTACGATATAAAACGCCAaggtcattggcgtgtttaacgtaaaaaacgccaacctgatcGGCATTTTTTGGTTGAACCATATTTCtcagatctcccccaaaatCGCAGACCCTAATCACATTTcctccctccccaaaacgcgaaaaacCTTCCCAAAGCTGAAAAACGCGAAAACGCTTGCCTTGGTCGGGTCAACCCGGTGGTGGATTGAAGAGTGTAGATTTCTATTTTGGCTCATTTCTTCCAAATATTAGTACTCGCAATAGGTTAGTATAGCTAATTTTTaactcattcttccaaacattagtctaccaatatcaatatttgatggattattatgatagtatatattgtagtgtaatttatataattatttgatggattgttatagtattataaattgtattgtaattaatagaaatattttgaccaattgttatggtatTATATGTTGTCTACATTAATTTATGATCTATGTAGGTTTGGTAGGAATTTATTAATATGGATAAAAGTTGGATGACAAAGTCAACAGTAACAGATGAGTACCAAAATAGACTTCAGTACTTTTTAGATTATGCATTTCGCAATGTAAGCATAAATGATAAGATTTTGTGCCCATGAAAACGCTGCCAAATGGGAATATTTGCGAGTAGAGACGAGGCGTATGAACATTTGACAATCGATGGATTTATTCCTGGATACACGGATTGGATATCTCATGGAGAACTTCCTAGTATTCTTACTTCTAGGCATGGAAAACCAACATAATAATGCAGAGGATTTAGGCGATGATGATATGCAGGGCTTAGTTCATGACGTCTTTGGAGTTCCAAATGAAGATAGATATACGGACGGTACCAATTCCCAAATGGATTCTGAAATTGCTAATGGGCAAGAAAGAGAGTTCTATAGATTGATTGATGATTCACAACCGCCTTTATATGAAGGATGTGCTAaattctcaaaactatcattcatAATCCGTTTGTTGCATTTAAAGTGTCTTAGGAGATTGAATAATAAGGTATTTGATATGCAATTGGACTTACTAAGAGATGCTTTTCCTGATGCCACGGTTGGTCTATCGA
This sequence is a window from Salvia splendens isolate huo1 chromosome 5, SspV2, whole genome shotgun sequence. Protein-coding genes within it:
- the LOC121805246 gene encoding uncharacterized protein LOC121805246 isoform X1, whose product is MGEMQIPVLSSVRSIVVLNLPNYGSGRNPWSKLKPDYLEKRGFVQAYPNDDCLENFGLKHGWLALMVMAEVISSKHIEQMVQRLKRRNICSTSLMIGLVSLININLRLSYSPMLVRTQGGLGTRLLSLEYLLVSLQPHQSITLLATLIWMLKLHIVSTIYEMKNLTLLKVPFQISRTFVIRQH
- the LOC121805246 gene encoding uncharacterized protein LOC121805246 isoform X2; translation: MGEMQIPVLSSVRSIVVLNLPNYGSGRNPWSKLKPDYLEKRGFVQAYPNDDCLENFGLKHGWLALMVMAEVISSKHIEQMVQRLKRRNICSTSLMIGLVSLININLRLSYSPMLVRTQGGLGTRLLSLEYLLVSLQPHQSITLLATLIWMLKLHIVSTIYEMKNLTLLKVPFQIRRTFVIRQH